From the uncultured Trichococcus sp. genome, one window contains:
- a CDS encoding glycoside-pentoside-hexuronide (GPH):cation symporter has translation MAQHQVTGATKRPFGFRDLLGYFMGDFGCNMSFTLISSYMFIFYTQYIGISLAHYSIVILITKILDGINDPIIGAIVDRMGANKKGEKFKHWILRGSPFLALGATVMFIDAADWSYPAKLALCIGGYILWDVTYTVVNVPYGALSSVMTSKPSQRAALSNARSWGYIIAGVPLGILIPLFAYEQVTKNGQTASIFRGERMFPIAVILGIVSVIAFALLYLNTEERIQQVETEGEEVKFNYFKTLKDFFRNRAILGIALASIAQILFIMGGNQLHQLTYQMYFGDGTLSSYSILTQIIPLFVGTALGGALVGKLGKKELSTWPLIGSIAVYAFLYLVEIKNPILWIAMQIIANSFAFGSTIYTWGMVADAIDYQEWQTGIRNEGSIYATYSMLRKVAQGFGQSFIPAAIAILIPTLDVKDAMTWTAGTSLAIRDMAALFPLIGYIIMFICFKFIFNLDRKTVREMQVALGRDEE, from the coding sequence ATGGCTCAACATCAAGTAACCGGCGCAACAAAGCGTCCCTTCGGATTCCGTGACTTACTTGGATATTTCATGGGCGACTTCGGCTGCAATATGAGTTTCACTTTAATTTCCAGCTACATGTTCATTTTCTACACCCAGTACATAGGGATTTCCTTGGCCCACTATTCCATCGTCATTCTGATCACAAAAATCCTTGATGGCATCAACGATCCGATCATCGGTGCAATCGTCGACCGCATGGGTGCAAACAAAAAAGGCGAGAAATTCAAACATTGGATTCTGCGCGGCTCTCCATTCCTGGCACTGGGGGCAACCGTCATGTTCATCGATGCGGCTGACTGGTCCTATCCCGCTAAACTTGCTTTGTGTATCGGTGGCTACATCTTATGGGATGTCACCTATACAGTCGTGAATGTTCCTTACGGCGCCTTAAGCTCCGTTATGACTTCCAAACCTTCACAACGGGCTGCTTTATCCAACGCACGTTCTTGGGGATACATCATCGCCGGTGTCCCTCTAGGCATCCTGATTCCGTTGTTCGCTTATGAACAAGTCACAAAAAACGGCCAAACAGCAAGTATTTTCCGTGGCGAAAGAATGTTCCCGATTGCAGTCATTTTGGGTATCGTATCCGTCATTGCCTTCGCTCTTTTGTATCTGAATACGGAAGAACGCATCCAGCAAGTTGAGACTGAAGGTGAAGAAGTAAAATTCAATTACTTCAAGACATTAAAAGACTTCTTCCGTAACCGCGCGATTTTGGGTATCGCTCTTGCCTCCATCGCACAAATCCTGTTCATCATGGGCGGGAACCAATTGCATCAATTGACTTACCAGATGTACTTCGGAGATGGAACCTTGAGTTCTTACTCCATCCTGACTCAAATTATCCCACTATTTGTTGGTACTGCCCTCGGTGGTGCCTTAGTCGGAAAACTGGGCAAAAAAGAATTGTCGACTTGGCCATTGATCGGCTCTATCGCTGTGTACGCCTTCCTTTACTTGGTCGAAATCAAAAATCCGATTCTTTGGATCGCGATGCAGATCATCGCAAACAGCTTCGCCTTCGGGTCAACGATCTACACTTGGGGAATGGTTGCTGACGCGATCGACTATCAGGAATGGCAGACCGGCATCCGCAATGAAGGTTCCATTTATGCTACTTACTCTATGCTACGCAAAGTCGCACAAGGTTTCGGCCAATCATTCATCCCTGCAGCCATCGCCATCTTGATTCCAACACTGGATGTTAAGGACGCTATGACCTGGACCGCCGGAACCTCACTTGCCATCCGCGATATGGCTGCGCTGTTCCCATTGATCGGTTACATCATCATGTTCATCTGCTTCAAGTTCATCTTCAACTTGGACAGAAAGACCGTCCGAGAGATGCAGGTTGCCCTGGGCCGCGACGAAGAATAA